In Nonomuraea muscovyensis, the following proteins share a genomic window:
- a CDS encoding roadblock/LC7 domain-containing protein produces MRELSQGARGISWLITDFVNNVPGVAHTVVVSSDGLPLAFSEGFPKDRADQLAAVASGVISLTQGAARVFEGGLVTQTVIEMQRGLLMIMSISDGSCLAVLAAPDCDMGLVAYQMTLLVERAGQVLTPAVRAELQAARPR; encoded by the coding sequence ATGAGAGAACTGAGCCAGGGAGCGCGTGGCATCAGCTGGCTGATCACTGACTTTGTGAACAACGTGCCAGGTGTCGCGCACACCGTCGTGGTCTCGTCTGACGGTTTGCCACTGGCCTTCTCCGAGGGTTTCCCGAAGGACCGTGCGGACCAGCTGGCCGCGGTCGCCTCGGGTGTCATCAGCCTGACACAGGGCGCGGCGCGTGTCTTCGAGGGCGGCCTGGTGACCCAGACCGTCATCGAGATGCAGCGCGGACTTTTGATGATCATGTCGATCAGCGACGGTTCCTGTCTGGCCGTGCTCGCCGCGCCCGACTGTGACATGGGCCTGGTGGCCTATCAGATGACGCTGCTGGTGGAGCGCGCGGGGCAGGTCCTCACGCCCGCCGTACGCGCCGAACTGCAGGCAGCCCGCCCCCGCTAG
- a CDS encoding DUF742 domain-containing protein, producing the protein MVSGQGWAGDSTPPHPAAPRPQKSSSLVRPYAVTGGRTAPRMKFAMEALVSSVTSEYQDISLLSPEYQAIIQLTRNVRSVAEISALLRQPLGVVRVLIADMASEGLIRVHQPALDAGKPDLNLLERVLSGLRRL; encoded by the coding sequence ATGGTGTCAGGTCAGGGTTGGGCTGGTGATAGCACTCCGCCGCATCCGGCGGCTCCACGTCCGCAGAAGTCGAGCTCCCTGGTGCGGCCGTATGCCGTGACCGGGGGGCGCACGGCCCCGCGGATGAAGTTCGCCATGGAGGCATTGGTGTCCTCCGTGACGTCGGAATACCAAGACATTTCTCTGCTGAGTCCGGAGTATCAGGCGATCATTCAACTGACCCGGAACGTCAGGTCGGTTGCCGAGATCTCCGCACTCCTCCGCCAGCCCCTCGGGGTGGTGCGGGTGCTGATCGCCGACATGGCGTCCGAGGGCCTGATCCGCGTGCACCAGCCTGCGCTGGACGCGGGGAAGCCGGACCTCAACTTGCTCGAAAGGGTGCTCAGTGGACTTCGCAGGCTCTAA
- a CDS encoding dihydroorotase yields the protein MTDLLIKNVRVVTHDRAHPVPADVAVTGGRVDRVAPGLSTEGVPEVIDGNGRLAFPGVVDAHQHWGIYNPLSDDAGSESRAAAQGGVTTALTYMRTGQYYLNRGGPYAEFFPEVLRMAEDRAYVDYGFHLAPMSSGHIGELPDLVERFGVPSFKIFMFYGGHGLHGRSADQSRFLMLPDGERYDYAHFEFVMRGVQAARERFPELAGEISLSLHCETAEIMTAYTRLVEEAGELSGLAAYSASRPPHSEGLAVFIASYLAHETGLGNVNLLHLSSRKALDAAVRMARTFPHIDFRREVTIGHLLADIDTANGLGGKVNPPIRPREDVEALWEYVLDGTVDWVVSDHACCREELKFGTPADDVFVAKAGFGGAEYLLPGLITEGRRRGLSYGRIAALTSWNPSRRYGLRTKGTIAPGFDADICLVDPEATWTVSAADSESAQEYTPFEGFELTAKVTDTFVRGHHVLDTGKIVGAPVGRYVRRPTG from the coding sequence GTGACGGACCTGCTCATCAAGAACGTGCGTGTCGTGACGCACGACCGCGCCCATCCCGTCCCGGCGGACGTCGCCGTGACCGGCGGGCGCGTCGACCGGGTCGCACCGGGGCTGTCCACCGAGGGCGTGCCGGAGGTGATCGACGGCAACGGCCGGCTGGCCTTCCCGGGCGTCGTGGACGCCCACCAGCACTGGGGCATCTACAACCCCCTGTCCGACGACGCCGGCTCGGAGAGCAGGGCCGCGGCGCAGGGCGGCGTCACCACGGCGCTCACCTACATGCGGACCGGGCAGTACTACCTCAACCGGGGCGGCCCGTACGCGGAGTTCTTCCCCGAGGTGCTGCGGATGGCCGAGGACCGGGCCTACGTCGACTACGGGTTCCACCTCGCGCCCATGTCGAGCGGGCACATCGGCGAACTGCCCGACCTGGTGGAGCGGTTCGGGGTGCCGTCGTTCAAGATCTTCATGTTCTACGGCGGGCACGGGCTGCACGGCCGCTCGGCCGACCAGAGCAGATTCCTCATGCTGCCCGACGGCGAGCGCTACGACTACGCGCACTTCGAGTTCGTGATGCGCGGCGTGCAGGCGGCCCGCGAGCGCTTCCCCGAGCTGGCAGGCGAGATCTCCCTGTCGCTGCACTGCGAGACGGCCGAGATCATGACCGCCTACACCAGGCTGGTGGAGGAGGCGGGCGAGCTGAGCGGGCTGGCCGCCTACAGCGCCTCCCGGCCGCCGCACTCGGAGGGGCTGGCCGTCTTCATCGCCTCCTACCTGGCCCACGAGACCGGCCTCGGCAACGTCAACCTGCTCCACCTGTCCTCGCGCAAGGCGCTGGACGCGGCCGTGCGGATGGCCAGGACGTTCCCGCACATCGACTTCCGCCGGGAGGTGACGATCGGCCATCTGCTCGCCGACATCGACACGGCGAACGGCCTGGGCGGCAAGGTGAACCCGCCGATCAGGCCGCGCGAGGACGTCGAGGCGCTGTGGGAGTACGTGCTCGACGGCACCGTCGACTGGGTGGTCAGCGACCACGCCTGCTGCCGCGAGGAGCTGAAGTTCGGCACCCCGGCCGACGACGTGTTCGTGGCCAAGGCGGGCTTCGGCGGCGCCGAGTACCTGCTGCCCGGCCTGATCACCGAGGGCCGCCGGCGCGGCCTGTCGTACGGGCGCATCGCCGCGCTCACCTCCTGGAACCCCTCCCGCAGGTACGGGCTGCGCACCAAGGGCACGATCGCCCCCGGATTCGACGCCGACATCTGCCTGGTGGACCCGGAGGCCACGTGGACCGTCTCGGCCGCGGATTCGGAGTCGGCGCAGGAGTACACCCCGTTCGAGGGGTTCGAGCTGACCGCGAAGGTCACCGACACGTTCGTCCGGGGCCACCACGTGCTCGACACCGGCAAGATCGTCGGTGCTCCGGTGGGCCGCTACGTCCGCAGGCCCACGGGGTGA
- a CDS encoding GTP-binding protein has protein sequence MDFAGSNAGLTSTKIVVAGGFGVGKTTFVGAVSEILPLTTEAVMTDASAGVDDLSLTPNKTTTTVAMDFGRVSLDRDLILYLFGTPGQHRFWFMWDDLVRGAIGAVVLADTRRLADSFPAIDYFEEAKLPFVIGINGWEGQFSHQDDEIREALSLGSHTPIVRLDARVRDSVKSTLITLVEHALTRHMHAPA, from the coding sequence GTGGACTTCGCAGGCTCTAACGCCGGCCTAACCTCGACGAAGATCGTCGTGGCCGGCGGGTTCGGCGTGGGCAAGACGACGTTCGTGGGTGCGGTGTCGGAGATCCTGCCGCTCACCACAGAGGCCGTGATGACGGATGCCTCGGCGGGTGTCGACGACCTCTCGCTCACGCCGAACAAGACGACGACGACCGTGGCCATGGACTTCGGCCGTGTCTCTCTGGACCGTGACCTGATCCTCTACCTGTTCGGCACGCCCGGGCAGCACCGGTTCTGGTTCATGTGGGACGACCTCGTCCGCGGCGCGATCGGCGCCGTGGTGCTGGCCGACACGCGGCGGCTGGCCGACAGCTTCCCCGCGATCGACTACTTCGAGGAGGCCAAGCTGCCGTTCGTGATCGGCATCAACGGCTGGGAAGGGCAGTTCTCGCACCAGGACGACGAGATCCGCGAGGCACTGTCGCTCGGCTCGCACACGCCGATCGTCCGCCTCGACGCCCGGGTGCGGGATTCGGTGAAGAGCACCCTCATCACGTTGGTGGAGCACGCGCTGACGCGGCACATGCACGCGCCGGCGTAA
- a CDS encoding ABC transporter ATP-binding protein has translation MLEIENLTHVYGPGSPNEHHAIDGLKLSVAAGELLCIVGPSGCGKSTLLRSIAGLIKPTGGEIRVDGELVRQTPDNLAVVFQDYSRSLFPWMSVADNVALPLRRRGMDKRQRREAAHEALESVGLAEAGRKYPFQLSGGMQQRVAIARALAYRPSLMLMDEPFGSVDAQTREDLEDLVLKVRSHHQMTIVLITHDIDESVYVGDRVVVLSKAPAHVVGDLPVDLPAPRDQITTREHPDFVRLRGEVGRLVRGVDTPAPTA, from the coding sequence TTGCTCGAGATCGAGAACCTCACGCACGTATACGGGCCCGGCAGTCCGAACGAGCACCACGCCATCGACGGGCTCAAGCTGAGCGTGGCCGCCGGCGAGCTGCTGTGCATCGTCGGCCCCTCCGGATGCGGCAAGTCCACGCTGCTGCGCTCCATCGCGGGGCTGATCAAGCCGACCGGTGGCGAGATCCGGGTCGACGGCGAGCTGGTCCGCCAGACGCCCGACAACCTCGCCGTGGTGTTCCAGGACTACAGCCGCTCGCTGTTCCCCTGGATGTCGGTGGCCGACAACGTGGCCCTGCCGCTGCGCCGGCGCGGCATGGACAAGCGGCAGCGGCGCGAGGCCGCGCACGAGGCGCTGGAGTCGGTCGGCCTGGCCGAGGCCGGGCGCAAGTACCCGTTCCAGTTGTCGGGCGGCATGCAGCAGCGGGTGGCGATCGCCCGCGCGCTGGCCTACCGGCCGTCCCTCATGCTCATGGACGAGCCGTTCGGCTCGGTCGACGCCCAGACGCGCGAGGACCTGGAGGATCTCGTGCTCAAGGTGCGCAGCCACCACCAGATGACGATCGTGCTCATCACCCACGACATCGACGAGAGCGTCTACGTCGGCGACCGGGTCGTGGTGCTGTCCAAGGCGCCCGCCCACGTGGTGGGCGACCTGCCGGTGGACCTGCCGGCGCCGCGCGACCAGATCACCACGCGCGAGCACCCCGACTTCGTCCGCCTGCGCGGCGAGGTCGGCCGCCTGGTGCGCGGCGTGGACACGCCCGCCCCCACCGCCTGA